From Paenibacillus sp. GP183, one genomic window encodes:
- a CDS encoding cache domain-containing protein: MIRHMYKKYVGRHVFRKLNVRIGISLLCVFLLIGFLTNSRFYDLLEQGEKEQLLVRVQRISDQFRGVLDQFKRETTALYSGTAQTVGAYEHFLPGNVPTSPKTSLEENQYFSSLMSLLLNRIPSASSVLFYRVNDSKLYYKPRNTANGLNERFDYESFFSALPKNYQYPLVGKLNELMNNEDQPVVYIVNPIFDFQSIHPNKVYGYFVICLDRDMLLGLFDSSKLTRTFFITRSNRCACRR; encoded by the coding sequence ATGATTAGGCACATGTATAAAAAATATGTCGGCAGACACGTTTTCCGAAAGCTCAATGTCCGAATCGGAATTTCGCTCCTTTGCGTATTTTTGCTGATCGGCTTTTTGACCAACTCAAGGTTTTATGATTTACTGGAGCAAGGGGAAAAGGAGCAGCTGCTCGTACGGGTGCAAAGAATCTCAGACCAATTTCGCGGAGTGCTGGATCAATTCAAACGCGAGACCACGGCATTATACTCGGGAACTGCCCAAACCGTTGGCGCTTACGAGCATTTTTTACCCGGCAACGTGCCGACTTCACCCAAGACCTCTCTGGAAGAAAACCAGTATTTTTCCAGCCTCATGTCTTTACTGTTAAACCGAATTCCTTCCGCTTCAAGTGTCCTTTTTTACCGCGTCAATGATTCCAAGCTCTATTACAAACCAAGAAACACGGCTAACGGCTTAAACGAGCGGTTTGATTACGAAAGCTTCTTTTCCGCGCTGCCGAAAAACTATCAGTATCCCCTGGTCGGCAAACTGAACGAGTTAATGAACAACGAAGATCAGCCGGTTGTTTATATCGTAAATCCAATCTTCGATTTTCAAAGCATTCACCCGAATAAGGTCTACGGATACTTCGTCATATGCCTGGATCGCGACATGCTGCTTGGCTTGTTCGATTCCAGCAAATTAACCCGCACTTTCTTTATAACACGCTCGAATCGTTGCGCATGCAGGCGTTGA
- a CDS encoding YmaF family protein — translation MMAVTKDTFVPGFVPEHNHGSVDYTSVAQGHVHQCLDVTSPPIQTANGGHIHFTEGYVMFENGHKHYYKAHSGPAIPLGNGMHVHYYDFYTTTDDGHNHHVQGVDMPAPGTK, via the coding sequence ATAATGGCGGTTACCAAAGATACTTTTGTGCCTGGTTTTGTTCCGGAGCATAATCATGGGTCAGTTGATTACACTTCCGTTGCCCAAGGACACGTTCACCAATGTTTGGATGTAACCTCCCCACCTATTCAGACGGCTAACGGAGGACATATTCATTTCACAGAAGGTTACGTCATGTTTGAAAATGGACACAAGCACTATTACAAAGCACATTCTGGACCCGCGATTCCGCTTGGGAACGGTATGCATGTCCATTACTATGATTTCTACACTACAACAGATGATGGCCATAATCATCATGTCCAGGGAGTGGATATGCCAGCGCCGGGAACCAAGTAG
- a CDS encoding helix-turn-helix domain-containing protein, translated as MEEAKKLLRETHLKASEVAYRVGFTDPNYFFRKFKQLSSLSPSEYRKLHQNTLPHEINAY; from the coding sequence ATGGAGGAAGCTAAGAAGCTGTTGCGTGAAACTCATTTAAAAGCATCGGAAGTCGCTTATAGGGTGGGCTTTACTGATCCGAATTACTTTTTCCGCAAGTTCAAGCAGCTCAGCAGCTTGTCACCTTCGGAATATCGCAAGCTCCATCAAAACACTCTGCCTCATGAAATAAACGCCTACTAA
- a CDS encoding PLP-dependent aminotransferase family protein produces MWKPDRQSKKPMYEQIADHLEQRISYGEFPPGSLLPSERKLAEQLGVNRSTVILAFDELRSLGIIESRTGSGTRVSTTKWGVTPKHTPNWSRYAEGGSFLPNLPFMRRIREALTQTTSLIDLASGELSGDLAPTHEITMLMSEHQYTSYLGYDNPQGYLPLREDLVSYLEKYRGIHTTESSILITSGSQQSLFLITQCLLSPGDAVAIEDPSYCYSLPMFQSAGLRLFRLPVDEHGINPEEVRSLYKKHHIKMVFLNPNFQNPTGTVLDKERREQLLNVVSELGLPIVEDDPFSLTAYEGTPPLPLKSMDTIGSIIYIGSFSKIAASGLRVGWMVAPHSIVTRLADARQQMDFGLSVIPQQVAAQFLKSSYFAPHLDSLRMQLRFKRDQLIESLRKELPNLVQFTIPNGGLHLWCRLIPEVHDGKLLEEAIRRGVVFVPGRVYGSDSGFVRFTFARAPTDEIATGVSRFAESLLGLTKE; encoded by the coding sequence ATGTGGAAGCCCGATCGTCAAAGCAAAAAACCAATGTATGAACAAATTGCTGATCATTTGGAACAGAGGATTTCATACGGCGAATTTCCACCAGGCAGTTTACTTCCCTCTGAGAGAAAATTAGCTGAACAATTAGGGGTAAATCGTAGTACCGTCATATTGGCTTTCGACGAACTTAGGTCGTTGGGTATTATAGAGAGCCGGACTGGCAGTGGAACGCGAGTCAGCACAACCAAGTGGGGTGTTACACCCAAGCATACGCCGAACTGGAGTCGGTATGCTGAGGGCGGCAGCTTTCTTCCCAATTTGCCTTTTATGCGAAGGATTCGGGAGGCGCTTACTCAGACCACTTCCCTGATTGATCTCGCAAGCGGCGAACTTTCTGGGGATTTGGCTCCAACTCATGAAATAACTATGCTGATGAGCGAGCATCAATATACCTCTTATTTGGGTTACGACAACCCGCAAGGTTATCTTCCTCTCAGAGAGGATCTTGTCTCCTATCTTGAAAAATATCGGGGCATCCATACGACTGAATCATCAATTTTGATCACATCAGGATCTCAGCAATCACTGTTTCTAATTACTCAGTGTTTATTATCGCCGGGGGACGCTGTAGCCATTGAGGATCCTTCCTACTGTTATTCTCTACCCATGTTTCAATCTGCGGGGCTTCGTTTGTTCCGACTCCCCGTTGACGAACACGGCATCAATCCAGAGGAGGTTCGTTCCTTATATAAAAAACACCACATTAAGATGGTATTTCTAAACCCGAATTTTCAAAATCCTACAGGTACAGTACTTGATAAAGAGAGGCGCGAACAACTGCTAAACGTTGTTAGCGAATTGGGGTTGCCTATTGTAGAAGATGATCCTTTCAGTTTGACTGCTTATGAGGGAACACCTCCTTTGCCTCTCAAATCGATGGATACAATCGGCTCTATCATTTATATTGGCTCCTTTTCCAAAATTGCCGCTTCCGGCTTGCGAGTAGGATGGATGGTTGCCCCTCATTCCATTGTGACAAGGCTGGCAGATGCGAGACAACAAATGGATTTCGGATTAAGCGTGATTCCACAGCAGGTAGCCGCGCAGTTTTTAAAATCTTCCTATTTTGCTCCTCATCTAGACAGTTTGCGTATGCAGTTACGTTTTAAGAGAGACCAACTAATCGAGTCCTTACGGAAGGAATTGCCTAATTTGGTCCAATTCACAATTCCCAATGGGGGATTGCATCTGTGGTGCAGGCTAATCCCTGAAGTTCATGATGGAAAATTGCTGGAAGAAGCAATTAGAAGAGGTGTTGTTTTCGTACCAGGACGTGTTTATGGTTCGGATTCTGGCTTCGTTCGATTTACTTTTGCAAGGGCACCGACCGATGAAATAGCTACAGGAGTCTCAAGATTTGCTGAATCGCTGCTTGGGCTAACAAAAGAATAA
- a CDS encoding class I SAM-dependent methyltransferase: MTEDLTLDAKMATYEKNTRISIPSYDSLFAMIQSYYRVQLGENASLLVIGAGGGNELSAWAPSNPKWTFTGVDPSKEMLKMAKHKAVELGIENRVSLIQGKIDDLPRQNSKFDAASCILVLHFIDDVQEKLKLLGSIKDNLKSGAPFVLVSAYGDRDDAEFQDRLNVWKSFFLDAVWESSKVDEMVNGSIMNPMKISIIPENQIERLLAESGFTNITKFYSTGLFGGWICHGD; this comes from the coding sequence ATGACTGAAGATCTTACACTCGATGCCAAAATGGCGACATACGAGAAAAACACTCGGATTTCGATTCCCTCATATGACTCGTTATTTGCCATGATTCAATCTTATTATCGAGTGCAATTAGGAGAAAATGCTTCCTTGCTCGTGATCGGCGCGGGCGGCGGAAATGAACTTTCTGCGTGGGCACCATCTAATCCGAAGTGGACATTTACTGGTGTCGATCCTTCGAAAGAAATGCTGAAAATGGCTAAACATAAAGCAGTTGAACTAGGCATAGAAAACCGCGTTAGTCTCATCCAAGGTAAGATTGATGATCTTCCACGGCAAAACTCGAAGTTCGACGCGGCAAGCTGTATTTTGGTTCTTCACTTCATTGACGATGTTCAAGAAAAATTGAAGCTGCTCGGAAGCATTAAGGATAATTTGAAATCGGGAGCTCCTTTCGTACTTGTTAGTGCGTACGGAGACCGCGATGATGCCGAATTTCAAGACAGATTAAACGTCTGGAAAAGCTTTTTCTTGGATGCGGTATGGGAATCATCTAAAGTGGATGAGATGGTAAACGGAAGCATTATGAACCCTATGAAAATTTCTATCATTCCGGAAAATCAAATCGAACGGCTATTGGCGGAATCTGGCTTTACTAATATAACCAAGTTTTATTCCACCGGACTTTTTGGTGGATGGATTTGCCATGGGGATTGA
- a CDS encoding ATP-binding protein, whose amino-acid sequence MTIQEEIQYTEHYLDLFMTGKSNSIELTIDTEIDISQFTMLKFSLQPIVENALVHGNLDTVTQPRIHIRIEVWEGSNELSIDIHNNGKGLPQEDQDKLNEILSNHDSLQQHHIGLKNVHDRIRAFYGSPYGVVVLRTNPQEGFGIEMKLPIYHESRDQHDQTIDRG is encoded by the coding sequence GTGACCATTCAGGAGGAAATTCAATATACCGAGCATTACCTTGATTTATTTATGACCGGTAAATCGAATTCGATTGAACTAACAATCGACACTGAAATCGATATCTCCCAATTTACGATGCTAAAGTTCAGTCTGCAGCCGATTGTTGAAAACGCTTTAGTTCACGGCAACCTGGACACCGTCACTCAACCCCGGATTCATATTCGCATTGAGGTCTGGGAAGGAAGCAATGAATTGTCCATCGACATCCATAACAACGGGAAAGGCTTGCCCCAAGAAGACCAGGACAAATTGAATGAAATCCTGAGCAATCATGACTCGCTTCAGCAGCATCACATTGGCTTAAAGAACGTGCATGACCGCATACGCGCTTTCTATGGCAGCCCCTACGGAGTCGTGGTACTGAGGACCAATCCGCAGGAAGGATTCGGCATTGAAATGAAACTCCCAATCTATCATGAGAGCAGGGATCAACATGACCAAACTATTGATCGTGGATGA
- a CDS encoding DHCW motif cupin fold protein: MKIMDVPFCTIDWSEIKPTQHPGIEGYAYWRTFEMGNIRVRMVEYTPGYIADHWCNRGHVLLVLEGELYTELSDGKEFKLTPGVSYQVADDANPHRSYTNTGAKLFIVD; encoded by the coding sequence ATGAAGATAATGGATGTTCCATTTTGTACAATCGACTGGAGTGAAATAAAGCCTACTCAACATCCTGGAATTGAAGGTTATGCGTATTGGCGGACATTTGAAATGGGGAACATAAGAGTGCGAATGGTAGAATATACTCCTGGTTATATTGCAGACCATTGGTGTAACAGAGGCCACGTTTTGTTAGTACTAGAAGGAGAACTGTATACCGAACTTTCAGATGGAAAAGAATTTAAACTCACACCAGGAGTCAGTTATCAGGTGGCTGATGATGCAAATCCACATAGATCTTATACGAACACTGGAGCAAAATTATTTATTGTAGACTAA
- a CDS encoding zinc-binding alcohol dehydrogenase family protein — translation MMKAAILKEFGTPLAIESLPDPILGTGEVIVDVVAAPVLSYMKEVISGERKYLMHLPQAPGAGAIGRIRAVGPDSTRLAVGDWVYCDPTVRSRDDALTPDITLQGLSARGEGGLHLQKHFRHGSYAQQILIPTENAIRVGSLDNGDAEKWCALGTLLVPYGGLLAANLQAGETIVVSGATGNFGSACIAVALAMGAGCVVAPGRNEETLEGLSRRFGSRIRTVKLSGDEDDDRKRMQQAAPGPIDCVLDILPPFASTTAVRAAVMSVRPYGRVVLMGGVGMLGGDGLDLPYPWIMRNCITIHGQWMYPVEAPSRLVTFIRSGLLSLEHFGITAFDLDHANEAIEHAAANPGPFKLTVIKPQSF, via the coding sequence ATGATGAAAGCAGCAATTCTCAAAGAATTTGGTACCCCACTTGCGATTGAGAGCCTGCCTGACCCCATTCTGGGTACTGGAGAGGTCATTGTTGATGTCGTAGCTGCTCCCGTACTGTCCTATATGAAAGAGGTCATCAGCGGAGAGCGAAAGTACTTGATGCATTTGCCTCAGGCGCCCGGTGCTGGAGCCATCGGCCGTATACGCGCCGTCGGACCGGACTCGACGCGACTTGCCGTTGGCGACTGGGTCTACTGTGATCCTACCGTACGATCGCGCGATGATGCGTTGACTCCCGATATTACGTTACAGGGCTTGAGCGCGCGAGGCGAAGGTGGATTACATTTGCAGAAGCATTTCCGGCACGGGTCCTATGCACAGCAGATCTTGATTCCGACAGAGAACGCCATTCGTGTAGGCTCGCTGGATAATGGGGATGCGGAGAAATGGTGTGCATTGGGAACGCTGCTGGTGCCGTATGGCGGTCTGCTAGCAGCCAACTTGCAGGCAGGAGAGACGATTGTAGTAAGCGGAGCTACGGGGAACTTTGGCAGTGCATGTATCGCAGTTGCCTTAGCGATGGGAGCTGGCTGTGTTGTCGCACCCGGCCGAAATGAAGAAACGCTTGAGGGCTTGTCGCGTCGTTTTGGTTCCCGTATACGTACTGTAAAGCTGTCAGGCGACGAGGATGACGATCGCAAGCGTATGCAGCAAGCGGCGCCTGGACCTATTGACTGCGTACTGGATATTTTGCCCCCCTTCGCCAGTACAACGGCGGTGCGAGCTGCTGTTATGTCGGTGCGGCCTTACGGGAGAGTCGTATTGATGGGAGGCGTTGGCATGTTGGGGGGCGATGGGTTGGATCTGCCTTATCCATGGATTATGAGAAACTGCATCACGATACACGGCCAATGGATGTATCCAGTAGAGGCCCCCAGCCGTTTGGTCACTTTTATCCGATCTGGCCTACTTTCATTAGAACATTTTGGCATTACGGCGTTCGACTTAGACCATGCGAATGAAGCCATCGAACATGCTGCCGCTAATCCCGGCCCTTTCAAGTTGACAGTAATCAAGCCTCAATCATTCTGA
- a CDS encoding response regulator, whose product MTKLLIVDDDEFIRTGIGHLVDWSELGVELAGFAKSGNEAYALFLEKQPEIILTDIKMPDGNGLELIEKIRQKDWGTQIVVLSGYDDFNYVRQAMKFQVEDYLLKPVDAD is encoded by the coding sequence ATGACCAAACTATTGATCGTGGATGACGACGAATTTATCCGCACCGGCATCGGTCATCTTGTGGATTGGAGTGAGCTCGGGGTGGAGCTCGCCGGCTTCGCCAAGAGCGGCAATGAAGCTTACGCCTTGTTCCTGGAAAAGCAGCCCGAAATTATTTTGACTGACATCAAAATGCCCGACGGAAACGGCTTGGAGTTGATCGAGAAAATTCGGCAAAAGGACTGGGGTACGCAGATTGTCGTATTGAGCGGCTATGATGACTTCAACTATGTGCGGCAAGCAATGAAATTTCAGGTCGAAGATTATTTGCTGAAGCCGGTCGATGCCGACTAG
- a CDS encoding helix-turn-helix transcriptional regulator, with translation MGDDSKRRKELGAFLKTRRLRLSPAEFGIQSSPHRRTNGLRREEVADLAGLSTIWYTWLEQGRDIRPSSQVLESLGKALRLNRHELLHLYTLAEHRPPHDLQADIQVEPSLQRMLDKLEPFPSFIIGPRWDVLAWNQAACELFGDFNRMNTLERNSLWRMFVRPDYPDSLPEWPQVAKGLLAQFRTSYGRHIGDPWFEELVELLKKESDTFKDWWENHEVLSIPLGTKRIRHPVKGDLAFDQQSLTVADHPDLKVTIYIPFDPVLKV, from the coding sequence ATGGGCGATGACTCGAAGCGTCGCAAAGAATTGGGTGCGTTTTTAAAAACACGCCGTTTACGACTTTCTCCCGCCGAATTCGGTATTCAAAGCTCGCCTCATCGGCGGACAAATGGGCTACGACGCGAGGAAGTAGCAGATTTAGCAGGATTAAGCACGATTTGGTATACATGGCTTGAGCAAGGACGAGATATACGGCCTTCTTCTCAAGTTCTTGAAAGTCTGGGAAAAGCATTGCGTTTGAACAGACACGAGTTGCTGCATTTATATACGCTCGCCGAACATCGCCCGCCCCATGATTTGCAAGCTGATATCCAGGTTGAGCCCTCTTTACAACGGATGCTGGACAAACTCGAACCTTTCCCAAGTTTCATCATAGGTCCACGTTGGGATGTACTGGCTTGGAATCAAGCGGCCTGCGAGCTGTTTGGTGATTTTAATCGGATGAACACGCTAGAACGAAACAGCTTATGGAGAATGTTCGTCCGTCCCGATTATCCCGATTCATTGCCTGAGTGGCCGCAGGTGGCGAAGGGGTTGCTTGCCCAGTTTCGAACCAGCTATGGTCGGCATATTGGTGATCCTTGGTTTGAAGAATTGGTTGAGTTGCTTAAGAAAGAGAGCGATACGTTCAAGGATTGGTGGGAAAATCATGAGGTCTTGAGCATCCCGCTTGGAACAAAACGAATTCGACATCCAGTGAAAGGTGACCTTGCATTCGATCAACAATCCTTAACCGTGGCGGATCATCCCGATCTAAAGGTAACAATTTATATTCCGTTTGACCCTGTTTTGAAAGTTTAA
- a CDS encoding IS110 family transposase: protein MKFKQINGQNQRIERISPTQLVVGIDMAKEIHVAQATNFRGIVLAKRHLTFKNAIEGYEKLQRWMDELQQKHRLKTVIIGMEPTGHYWWNLANWLANKGINVVLVNPATTKRNKENRDNSPSKSDPKDALVIADVVCRGYYYDYTRQTSVFQRLRTVMSDREFWVTHSVRLQNRIIRWLDIRFPEYTSVFKDWTCPRSLATLKHFPSPLEIESLSVSEVITGWREHMQRAGGSTGMEKAAQLIAQAKKSVGDTTALSEAKQDLERLLKEYESIVEMLEKMEQEVWKLLDEIPMAQQLRSVKGLGTIFIAAILSGAGDLKQYAHGRQLLRKAGLNLAESMSGKRKGQIMLSKRGDAKLRKYLYLATITLVGTNPVFRQMHENNVQVKKMKKQQSIFKLLGKLARILIGIVGRGEPFSPEKVSPVFIEAA from the coding sequence ATGAAGTTTAAGCAAATCAACGGACAAAATCAACGGATTGAACGAATTTCCCCAACTCAGCTCGTTGTAGGCATTGACATGGCAAAGGAAATTCATGTAGCTCAAGCCACTAACTTTCGAGGCATCGTTCTTGCTAAGCGACATCTCACATTCAAAAACGCAATTGAAGGTTATGAAAAGTTACAACGTTGGATGGATGAATTACAACAGAAGCACCGACTGAAGACCGTCATCATCGGTATGGAACCCACCGGACACTATTGGTGGAACTTGGCGAATTGGCTTGCAAACAAAGGCATTAACGTCGTTTTGGTGAACCCTGCCACCACCAAACGAAACAAGGAGAACCGCGATAACAGTCCATCCAAGAGTGATCCCAAGGACGCGCTTGTCATTGCAGACGTCGTCTGTCGAGGATACTACTACGATTACACTCGACAGACAAGCGTGTTCCAAAGGTTGCGTACGGTTATGAGTGATCGGGAATTTTGGGTGACCCATAGCGTCCGGCTGCAGAATCGGATCATCCGTTGGTTGGACATTCGGTTCCCCGAGTACACGTCGGTTTTCAAGGATTGGACCTGCCCACGATCACTGGCTACTCTCAAACATTTCCCTTCTCCGCTAGAAATAGAATCTCTATCCGTATCAGAGGTGATCACCGGTTGGAGAGAGCATATGCAGCGAGCGGGCGGTTCAACCGGAATGGAGAAAGCGGCACAACTCATCGCTCAGGCGAAGAAGAGTGTGGGAGACACGACAGCTCTGAGCGAAGCGAAGCAAGATTTAGAGCGGTTATTGAAAGAATATGAAAGTATCGTTGAAATGCTAGAGAAGATGGAACAGGAAGTATGGAAACTTCTCGATGAAATTCCTATGGCCCAGCAACTACGGTCGGTCAAAGGCCTTGGCACGATCTTCATCGCAGCTATTCTCTCCGGAGCAGGCGACCTCAAACAATATGCCCATGGCCGTCAGTTATTGCGTAAAGCTGGCTTAAATCTTGCCGAAAGCATGTCTGGCAAGCGCAAGGGCCAGATCATGCTTTCCAAACGGGGAGATGCTAAGCTGCGAAAATATCTGTATCTGGCTACGATCACTCTCGTGGGAACGAATCCCGTCTTTCGACAGATGCATGAAAACAATGTTCAAGTCAAGAAAATGAAGAAGCAACAGTCGATATTTAAACTTCTTGGAAAGCTGGCTCGGATCCTGATCGGTATCGTTGGGCGGGGAGAACCGTTTTCTCCCGAAAAAGTGAGTCCCGTTTTTATAGAAGCTGCATAA
- a CDS encoding metallophosphoesterase family protein: MTDLYFRENGTFTIVQFTDLHWKNGEPEDLRTYSLMKLILQLESPDLVIFTGDVIFSEECEEPFDSYRNAIKVVEEFNIPWAAVFGNHDAEEKCSKEDLIRLQQEHQYCLTEAGPELDDRFGNYMFRINSKKYNTPLAAIYMFDSGSYLYHPVGGYEWITHKQIGWYKEKSKQLTENNEGIPLLSLAFFHIPLPEYNEVWNYHTCYGHNYEGMGCPEVNSGLFTAFLEMDDVKGVFVGHDHINDFWGKLHGINLCYGRATGYNTYGKEGFPRGARIIRLEEGEDSYKSWIRLDDGTKIVNQQEHAPEHVWKRI, encoded by the coding sequence ATGACAGATTTATACTTTAGAGAGAATGGGACATTTACAATTGTTCAATTTACGGATTTACATTGGAAAAATGGTGAACCTGAAGATCTGCGTACATATTCGCTAATGAAACTCATTTTGCAGTTGGAATCGCCCGATCTTGTCATTTTTACAGGGGATGTCATATTTAGTGAGGAATGTGAAGAACCATTTGATTCTTACAGAAATGCTATCAAAGTAGTTGAGGAGTTTAATATTCCATGGGCAGCTGTCTTTGGAAATCATGATGCGGAAGAAAAATGTTCAAAAGAAGATTTGATTCGTTTGCAACAAGAACATCAATATTGTTTAACAGAAGCTGGTCCTGAACTAGATGATAGATTTGGAAATTATATGTTTCGAATTAACTCCAAAAAATACAATACTCCACTTGCTGCAATTTATATGTTTGATTCAGGAAGCTATTTATATCATCCAGTGGGTGGTTATGAATGGATTACGCATAAGCAAATAGGTTGGTATAAGGAAAAATCCAAGCAATTAACAGAAAACAATGAGGGGATTCCGTTATTGTCCTTAGCGTTCTTCCATATTCCTCTTCCTGAATATAACGAAGTATGGAACTATCATACGTGCTATGGTCATAACTACGAAGGAATGGGGTGTCCTGAAGTCAATTCAGGTCTTTTTACTGCGTTTCTTGAAATGGACGATGTCAAAGGCGTCTTTGTTGGTCATGACCACATTAATGATTTTTGGGGAAAATTACACGGGATTAATCTTTGTTATGGAAGGGCGACAGGGTACAACACTTATGGAAAAGAAGGATTTCCTCGTGGAGCACGGATCATTCGTTTAGAAGAGGGAGAAGACTCTTATAAATCATGGATTCGTCTGGATGATGGCACGAAAATTGTTAACCAACAAGAGCATGCTCCTGAGCATGTTTGGAAACGGATATAA
- a CDS encoding carbon-nitrogen hydrolase family protein: MKENNVRVAVVQSSPILFNKASALTKIESWTKDAAAQEAKLIVFPEVFLSGYPRGMFLGTRVGSRNSNGRKDWERYLESSIFIPGSDTDILGAIAKESGVYLVIGVVERDSEFSKSTLYNSIVYFGPDGSLLGKHRKLMPTGAERLLWGQGDGSTLTVIVTPFGKIGGLICWENYMPLARAAMYAKGIDILITPTADARDTWQATLQHIACEGRCFVVSGNQFVTKDTYPKDLACYEEISQEPDILSRGGSAVVGPLGEYIAGPLYDREGLIVADLNMSLVTQSRYDFDVVGHYSRPDVFQLHVNEKKQGIVRFL, from the coding sequence ATGAAGGAAAACAATGTTCGTGTAGCTGTAGTTCAATCGTCACCGATTTTATTCAATAAAGCTTCAGCCCTAACAAAGATCGAAAGCTGGACTAAAGATGCAGCTGCTCAAGAAGCTAAACTTATCGTTTTTCCGGAAGTGTTCCTATCTGGATATCCAAGAGGAATGTTTTTGGGCACAAGGGTAGGCAGCCGAAATTCGAATGGCCGTAAAGATTGGGAACGGTATTTGGAAAGTTCTATTTTTATTCCAGGTAGCGACACCGATATTTTGGGTGCAATTGCAAAAGAATCCGGTGTTTACTTGGTTATTGGCGTTGTTGAGAGAGATTCAGAGTTCAGTAAATCGACCCTTTATAACTCAATTGTATATTTCGGGCCTGACGGTTCCTTGCTCGGAAAACATCGTAAATTGATGCCTACCGGGGCGGAGCGGTTATTGTGGGGACAAGGAGACGGAAGTACATTAACGGTTATCGTTACACCCTTCGGAAAAATAGGCGGTTTGATCTGCTGGGAGAATTACATGCCTCTTGCTCGAGCAGCGATGTACGCCAAAGGTATTGATATTTTGATCACGCCTACAGCAGATGCCAGGGATACATGGCAGGCGACTTTGCAGCATATAGCCTGCGAAGGACGTTGCTTTGTAGTGTCAGGAAACCAATTTGTAACTAAAGACACGTATCCTAAAGATTTAGCCTGCTATGAAGAAATCTCACAAGAACCGGATATTTTGTCTCGGGGAGGAAGCGCTGTAGTAGGGCCGCTCGGTGAATATATTGCAGGTCCGTTATATGACCGTGAAGGGCTTATTGTCGCGGATTTGAACATGTCCCTGGTAACACAAAGTCGATATGATTTTGATGTAGTTGGTCATTACAGTCGTCCTGATGTGTTCCAATTACATGTTAATGAAAAGAAACAAGGCATCGTTCGCTTTTTGTAA
- a CDS encoding MFS transporter, whose translation MPTIEPRVGPTHLITRQLKANSSIKAFLATIKEIFSQKGFWIYPVFAIGGIAMFILFGFLYYLSSILEDTYSIQGIWKGILLAIPLSAVCLASFITGKFVGKSKPRMKWCTFTGELLLLASMLLIGVRSSNSLFILIAVLFVSGVGIGIILPSLDAFITEGIEKKQRGTISSLYSSMRFIGVALGPLVTTSSGKFSLIQAVVNNENVSRRLFHEAECFDGACDIPKVTSC comes from the coding sequence ATGCCAACAATCGAACCACGAGTCGGCCCGACTCACCTAATCACGAGACAGCTCAAAGCCAACAGCTCTATTAAAGCTTTCCTTGCAACCATTAAAGAAATATTTTCTCAAAAAGGCTTTTGGATATATCCCGTATTTGCAATTGGCGGCATTGCCATGTTTATTCTTTTTGGTTTTCTATATTATCTGTCTTCCATACTCGAGGACACTTACAGCATTCAAGGCATATGGAAAGGCATATTGCTCGCTATACCGCTTAGTGCGGTCTGTCTAGCTTCGTTCATTACGGGTAAGTTTGTAGGTAAGAGCAAACCAAGGATGAAGTGGTGTACTTTCACTGGCGAACTCTTGCTGCTGGCATCAATGTTATTAATTGGGGTGCGTTCCTCCAATAGCCTGTTTATTCTTATTGCTGTATTATTCGTGAGCGGGGTCGGAATTGGAATTATACTTCCGAGTCTAGATGCTTTTATTACCGAAGGTATCGAAAAGAAACAGCGTGGAACGATTAGCTCGCTATATAGCAGTATGAGATTTATCGGTGTTGCGCTTGGTCCCCTGGTTACAACAAGTTCTGGAAAATTTTCCTTAATACAAGCGGTGGTGAATAATGAGAACGTTAGTAGGCGTTTATTTCATGAGGCAGAGTGTTTTGATGGAGCTTGCGATATTCCGAAGGTGACAAGCTGCTGA